In a genomic window of Gossypium arboreum isolate Shixiya-1 chromosome 7, ASM2569848v2, whole genome shotgun sequence:
- the LOC108478398 gene encoding peptidyl serine alpha-galactosyltransferase-like — protein sequence MHSFRKAQQPGPVTRLLNCTDEEKKNYKGVDAPTLEVPSMRRHPKTGDWYSVRCDNILAKLHTEHPEVCNKVGGLLAMHIDGLRVLAHLWLSKTEEVPEDQAHWETNITGDIYGEGWISEMYGYLFGAAEAGLSLPFSVGNRSFSKLEHHEDGIVYGCRQLFPKPPYPREVKAMELDPNKRRGLFLSIECINTMNEGLLLQHARHGCPMPKWSKYLSFLKSKTFVELTHPKLLTPRTVQTEVAAEGKEISEPTKKFTLFSTECIPYFDWQAV from the exons ATGCATAGCTTCAGGAAAGCCCAACAACCCGGACCAGTTACCCGGTTGCTAAATTGTACGGACGAAGAGAAAAAGAATTATAAAGGGGTGGATGCTCCCACTCTTGAAGTTCCCTCTATGAGAAGACATCCAAAAACTGGTGACTG GTACTCGGTAAGATGTGATAATATTCTAGCCAAATTGCACACAGAACACCCAGAAGTTTGCAACAAGGTTGGTGGGCTTTTAGCCATGCACATAGACGGTCTTCGAGTTCTAGCACATTTGTGGCTTTCCAAGACCGAAGAAGTACCTGAAGATCAAGCTCACTGGGAGACAAATATAACCGGTGACATCTATGGGGAAGGCTGGATTAGTGAGATGTATGGTTACTTATTCGGTGCGGCAGAG GCTGGACTTAG CTTGCCATTTAGTGTCGGGAACCGGTCTTTCAGTAAATTAGAACACCATGAAGATGGTATTGTTTATGGCTGCAGGCAACTCTTTCCCAAACCTCCTTATCCTAGGGAG GTGAAAGCTATGGAACTGGATCCAAATAAAAGGCGTGGCTTGTTTTTGAGTATAGAGTGTATTAATACGATGAATGAGGGTCTTCTCTTACAACATGCGAGACATGGATGCCCGATGCCAAAGTGGTCGAAATATCTAAGCTTTTTGAAAAGCAAAACTTTTGTGGAACTAACTCACCCCAAGCTTCTTACTCCTCGTACAGTACAAACTGAGGTGGCGGCAGAGGGGAAAGAAATCAGTGAACCCACAAAAAAATTCACACTATTTTCTACGGAATGTATTCCATATTTCGACTGGCAGGCTGTATAG